ACATCCCCGGCATATGAGATCGCCAGCAGCGACAGGGTGGCAATGGCCGAAGCGGCGGCAAAAAGCTGGATCAGGGAAAAACGGACCACTCCATGACGGCGAATAAATTCAAAGCCGACCAGAAGATCTTTGCAAACATGGCTTTTCCCCGCGGTTGGCCTGGAGCGGATGGGGATCAGCATAACCGCGGTCGCCGAAATAAAGTAAAGGGCCGCGGAAACAATAAGGGTGTTTTTTTCCGCAAAAAGGTTGACGATCGGCGCACCCAAGCCAAAGCCGACGACCGAGCTTGCCATCCAGGTCATCATGAACAGGGCATTGGCGATGATCAGGTTGTGTTTATCGACAAGCTCCGGGATCGAAGAGGTTTCGGCCGGGGCAAAGAATTGCGCCATGGTATAAAGTAAAAGGCTGATCAGGAAGATCAGCTGGAGCGGCGCCGTCAGAAAAGGGATGATCAGCAAGGTCAGCAGGCCGCGCAGCAGGGCGGTCACGACCAGGATCCCCTTCCGGTCAAGGCGGTCGACCAGGACCCCGGCCCAGGGGCCAACCAGGACCGACGGAATGCCAAAGGCCAGAAGCGGCAGGGAGACCCCAAGGTTAGAGCGGGTTTGCTGGTAAATGATGATCATCAGAACATAAACAAATATCCGGTCGGCCAGCTGAGAGGTCAGCTGCCCAAGCCATAAGAGCATAAAGCCCAAATTAGAAAAGATCACGCCAAACCCGGTCTTTTTTTCTACCATTCTCTGATATCTCTCCCCACATGATCGCTAATGCAGTATTTTGGATCAAACCCTTCCCGGAAGATCCCCTCGATCCGCAAGAACGCTTTTTCAAATTCTACCACAACCCTGGGCGCGTCGGTCTTTTCTTTTAACCGCCAGAGCCCGGCCAAGAGCAGGTCAAATAATTCCGGATTGGGCTGCCCTTCGGCGGTTGACGCGTCGATCAGGCGG
This DNA window, taken from Candidatus Margulisiibacteriota bacterium, encodes the following:
- a CDS encoding MFS transporter encodes the protein MVEKKTGFGVIFSNLGFMLLWLGQLTSQLADRIFVYVLMIIIYQQTRSNLGVSLPLLAFGIPSVLVGPWAGVLVDRLDRKGILVVTALLRGLLTLLIIPFLTAPLQLIFLISLLLYTMAQFFAPAETSSIPELVDKHNLIIANALFMMTWMASSVVGFGLGAPIVNLFAEKNTLIVSAALYFISATAVMLIPIRSRPTAGKSHVCKDLLVGFEFIRRHGVVRFSLIQLFAAASAIATLSLLAISYAGDVLKIGERNFGYLIIAVGVGMLIGMFTLERIRYFLKMGTIVTASFLLSGGLIVWLAMVKDLRLALVLITLLGVGNIYITSTIQTILQHRIPRQIRGRVFGVQNMLVNSAFTLPVVLFGWIADLAGITNSMAMLGWALLLVGVIGVLLPKLRRA